The Bernardetia sp. genome has a segment encoding these proteins:
- a CDS encoding effector-associated constant component EACC1, with amino-acid sequence MKTLKIHVLADEQSSQEAKNLKNWLENDEDFDYQKINQERAALKEDEAGGAMEATLAVVLGAPAVVQMVKALQTWFNQRGQTKRGEEITVELEKPDGTKLKVNAKQLNDQSAELIRDLSDILK; translated from the coding sequence ATGAAGACACTAAAGATACACGTTTTGGCAGACGAACAAAGCAGCCAAGAAGCCAAAAACCTAAAAAATTGGTTAGAAAACGACGAAGATTTTGATTATCAGAAAATAAATCAAGAACGTGCTGCTTTAAAAGAAGATGAAGCTGGTGGAGCTATGGAAGCTACTTTGGCAGTTGTTTTGGGTGCGCCTGCTGTGGTTCAGATGGTAAAAGCTCTTCAGACATGGTTCAATCAAAGAGGACAAACGAAAAGAGGAGAAGAAATAACCGTAGAGCTTGAAAAACCAGACGGAACAAAACTAAAAGTAAATGCCAAACAACTCAACGACCAATCTGCCGAACTAATAAGAGATTTGTCTGATATTTTGAAATAA
- a CDS encoding caspase family protein, whose product MRLIDAAKTQAVLVGISKYDADESLHDLPAAKTNVDTLEKVLASSTVGINKENITTLHNAGQPQEILKVIKTAAQNASKSLVIYYSGHGILDEDFNLYLSTSESKVEDIFFTGVSIDAINRVIQKERLLVVLILDACFSEKAFEQFRKTNFYVLASSKKNTPSKYPPAEEYSAFTSELINILENGINIRKTELALRDIYLQLEKNLTSKGFPQPRQANTNLVQELIFAKNNSNTVVPSTQLNRNIILPVFYAVAKYRNIQIGTVIENDLDIENPFAEDELSAYFEDDEGDTNYSENLQLTQKANQIVRYFPLFIAEELKRLFAPSPSEQERNLGRINQILRTYFSTMRYICYLLLAELWDEKVKSNIPISSTFQSLFKEIDNPTPSIYLPLIEEVVEIFLQNGKTPYISELTTWKKEFEQDNFKNAYLSLESLYQNWRTQAATWNIEKVEENCLEAENHLTTILEQLAFLAKYELISIRSIRVIKLKNRDANFVHSLNHLFSDTNQSGQIKKEPLNFYTDSHSVCITKQTNLENEILNLSPLFFDKNTYTNNIPSIYFYERKDSITGGYSYRPTFSRDVAAEPLASTSGDIRLLELFEAFKNSLS is encoded by the coding sequence ATGAGGTTAATTGATGCAGCAAAAACACAAGCCGTTTTGGTGGGCATTAGCAAGTATGATGCTGATGAGTCGCTGCACGACCTGCCTGCTGCAAAAACAAATGTTGATACTTTAGAAAAAGTACTGGCATCTTCTACAGTTGGAATCAACAAAGAAAATATTACTACCCTTCATAATGCAGGGCAGCCACAAGAGATTTTGAAAGTCATCAAAACGGCTGCTCAAAATGCTTCGAAGAGTTTGGTAATTTATTACTCTGGACATGGAATTTTAGATGAAGATTTCAATCTGTATTTGAGTACGAGTGAAAGTAAAGTAGAAGATATTTTTTTTACTGGTGTTTCTATTGATGCTATCAATCGTGTTATTCAGAAAGAGAGACTTTTGGTAGTTTTGATTTTAGATGCTTGTTTTAGTGAAAAAGCCTTTGAGCAATTTCGCAAAACGAATTTCTATGTACTAGCATCTTCAAAGAAAAATACCCCTTCAAAATATCCTCCAGCAGAAGAATATTCAGCATTTACAAGCGAATTAATCAACATTTTAGAGAATGGAATCAATATTCGCAAAACAGAACTTGCTCTGCGTGATATTTACCTACAATTAGAGAAAAATCTAACTTCAAAAGGTTTTCCACAACCTCGTCAAGCCAATACGAATTTGGTGCAAGAGCTTATTTTTGCTAAAAATAACTCAAATACAGTTGTTCCTTCTACGCAGCTCAACCGAAATATTATTTTGCCTGTTTTTTATGCTGTGGCAAAATATCGAAATATTCAAATCGGAACTGTGATAGAAAACGATTTAGACATCGAAAATCCGTTTGCAGAAGACGAACTAAGTGCCTATTTTGAAGATGATGAAGGAGATACAAATTATAGTGAAAACCTTCAACTCACACAAAAGGCAAATCAGATTGTGCGTTATTTTCCTTTGTTTATTGCTGAAGAACTCAAACGTCTCTTTGCGCCTTCGCCTTCCGAACAAGAACGCAATTTGGGTAGAATCAATCAGATTTTGCGTACCTATTTTTCTACAATGCGTTATATCTGCTATCTTCTTTTGGCAGAGCTTTGGGACGAGAAGGTAAAAAGTAATATTCCCATTTCAAGTACATTTCAATCACTTTTCAAAGAAATTGATAACCCTACACCTTCCATTTATTTACCTTTAATAGAAGAAGTAGTAGAAATATTTTTGCAAAATGGGAAAACACCCTACATTTCAGAACTAACAACTTGGAAAAAAGAATTTGAACAAGATAACTTTAAAAATGCGTATCTTTCTTTAGAAAGTCTTTATCAAAACTGGCGTACACAGGCTGCCACTTGGAACATTGAAAAGGTAGAAGAAAACTGCTTAGAAGCTGAAAATCATCTGACTACGATTTTGGAACAACTTGCATTTCTAGCCAAATATGAACTAATTTCTATTAGAAGTATTCGTGTAATTAAACTCAAAAACAGAGACGCCAACTTTGTTCATTCTTTAAACCATCTTTTTTCTGACACCAATCAGTCTGGACAAATCAAAAAAGAACCTCTGAATTTTTATACAGATAGTCATTCTGTTTGTATTACCAAACAGACCAATTTAGAAAATGAAATACTGAATCTTTCGCCTTTATTTTTCGATAAAAACACTTATACCAACAACATTCCTAGTATTTATTTTTACGAAAGAAAAGACAGCATTACTGGAGGTTATTCTTATCGCCCTACTTTTTCAAGAGATGTAGCTGCCGAACCACTTGCTTCTACAAGTGGAGATATTCGCCTTTTAGAGCTTTTTGAAGCGTTTAAGAATAGTCTTTCTTAA
- a CDS encoding GldM family protein translates to MKIRTLIVFVAYFAYSHFVNAQIDSTKTSLYLKCANEILISYPKDIDTTKITFEVEGGKVINNSVSKIIIIPTSAKSTLYVLYNGKELFRQKYHVKLVPKPEIKCVLTKDKFPKRLRIDIEPDKDFLKNCPLDSRYSIDFTAILVRDNEVVISELFTEKKQQLTQQEWFTIRELFKQNPTAKWKIIIERFTPKQMNFRGSIHYTCYPAIHSYDYGIESFER, encoded by the coding sequence ATGAAAATTAGAACTCTTATTGTTTTTGTGGCTTATTTTGCTTACTCTCATTTTGTGAATGCCCAAATAGACTCTACAAAAACAAGCCTATATTTAAAATGTGCAAATGAAATTCTCATAAGCTATCCAAAAGATATAGACACCACTAAAATTACTTTTGAGGTAGAAGGAGGAAAAGTAATTAACAATTCAGTTTCTAAAATTATTATTATTCCTACTTCTGCCAAATCTACATTATATGTTTTATATAATGGAAAAGAGCTTTTTAGGCAGAAATATCATGTAAAGTTAGTTCCCAAACCTGAAATAAAATGTGTTTTGACAAAAGATAAATTTCCTAAAAGATTGCGAATCGATATAGAACCTGATAAAGACTTCCTAAAAAATTGCCCTTTAGATTCTCGTTATAGTATTGATTTTACAGCAATTTTAGTAAGAGATAATGAGGTAGTAATAAGCGAGCTATTTACCGAAAAGAAACAGCAACTTACTCAACAAGAGTGGTTTACAATAAGAGAGCTATTTAAGCAAAACCCTACTGCAAAATGGAAAATAATCATTGAGAGATTTACTCCAAAACAAATGAATTTTAGAGGAAGCATCCACTATACGTGCTATCCTGCAATTCATAGTTATGATTATGGTATCGAATCTTTTGAAAGATAA
- a CDS encoding BamA/TamA family outer membrane protein, with amino-acid sequence MKKNLSIFLVFLFLMGLVSCVPTKYLSSNEKLLYNQKIEGTKKVDEDELSVYYRQQPNRRILYLPITPYLYFYYLGKSNYTPQDSLEFIREKEELELKYDKKLAEYENATSQKEINKRNRIRNKYEKKLLKANDKIENGNWFMRSLGEEPAIFDTTLMQQTADQMSLALKQKGYFSSTVIPKISYHRQDSQKVIVTYKVHEGKAQIIRDIDYQIEDSTIRKIVFSDTTNRLFNRNDRYNESVLAAERERITTHLRSNGYFDFTKQFVFFDVDSLIQDAPYQSDITIAIENPLPTLTQKNRKHKRFIVDSVKVIIDGNAFGVVKTKPKYSKYDSIKYLEYEQNYSKRVLNTKIQLRPNRYYNQEHEAETQRSLTQLNMFRFVNMRHDTTGGKFVTTIYANSHTKYNLSLEGGVAINVAQIIPGPFFSVSLLNRNIFGGGELLEFNGRGAIEYQAAIQGLQVDLNQALRTQQFNFSTNLTLPQFVFPFSKRIQQRFGKYNARTRFQIGFSNTDRPEYTRTNAQFAMRYNWNKIPFKTYQIDAIDVLITNTTRINPNFLENLEELAANGNNLIFNFSRSLTTTVGGSYTYNDNLYERRVARYFRQFAEYGGSFLSLNNRNVIDSTEILSDTLTFYRFFRTDTDFRYYKPVGKKSILAYRARLGIAKPFGRESILPYERYFFVGGGNSLRAWRPRRLGPGSYSPRLANGDYDTRFEQPGELLVELSVEWRRDLMKYVETAIFFDAGNVWMISNDDARPGSEFELNRFWKEIALNTGVGLRLDFSFLIVRADIGIRMYDPTLPLSDRWVGNNVFRRPFQNSAVNIAIGYPF; translated from the coding sequence ATGAAAAAAAATCTTTCTATTTTTCTTGTGTTTTTATTTCTCATGGGGTTAGTTTCTTGTGTGCCTACAAAATATCTTTCCTCTAATGAAAAATTGCTCTATAATCAGAAAATAGAGGGAACTAAAAAAGTAGATGAAGATGAACTATCAGTGTATTATCGTCAGCAGCCCAACAGACGAATTTTGTACCTACCCATTACACCCTATCTCTATTTTTATTATTTGGGGAAAAGTAATTATACTCCACAAGATTCTTTAGAGTTTATCAGAGAAAAAGAAGAACTAGAACTCAAATACGACAAAAAATTGGCAGAGTATGAGAATGCGACTAGCCAAAAAGAAATAAATAAGCGAAACCGAATTAGAAATAAATATGAGAAAAAACTCCTCAAAGCAAATGATAAAATAGAAAATGGAAACTGGTTTATGCGTTCGTTGGGAGAAGAACCAGCTATTTTTGATACTACACTTATGCAACAGACAGCCGACCAGATGAGTTTGGCTCTAAAGCAAAAAGGCTATTTTTCAAGTACAGTTATCCCAAAAATCTCTTATCATAGACAAGATTCTCAAAAAGTGATTGTTACCTATAAGGTACACGAAGGCAAAGCACAAATTATACGAGATATAGACTATCAGATAGAAGATTCTACTATCAGAAAAATTGTATTTTCAGATACTACTAACCGACTTTTCAACCGAAACGATAGGTATAATGAGTCAGTTTTAGCAGCCGAGCGAGAGCGCATTACTACTCATTTGCGTAGCAATGGATATTTTGACTTTACCAAACAGTTTGTATTCTTTGATGTAGATTCTCTTATTCAAGATGCTCCCTATCAGTCAGATATTACGATTGCTATTGAAAATCCATTACCAACTCTGACACAAAAAAACAGAAAACATAAGCGTTTTATAGTAGATTCTGTAAAAGTAATTATTGATGGAAATGCTTTTGGTGTTGTTAAAACTAAACCTAAATACTCAAAATATGACAGTATAAAATATTTAGAATACGAGCAAAATTATTCGAAAAGAGTTCTGAATACTAAAATTCAGCTCCGTCCAAATCGTTATTACAATCAAGAACACGAAGCTGAAACACAGCGTTCGCTCACACAGCTGAATATGTTTCGCTTTGTTAATATGCGACATGATACTACTGGAGGAAAATTTGTAACAACCATTTATGCCAACTCGCATACAAAATACAATCTCTCTTTGGAGGGGGGAGTAGCAATAAATGTAGCGCAAATCATTCCAGGTCCTTTCTTTAGTGTGTCTTTACTCAACCGAAATATTTTTGGAGGGGGAGAACTTTTAGAGTTTAACGGACGTGGAGCAATAGAATATCAAGCTGCTATTCAAGGATTACAAGTAGATTTGAATCAAGCCCTTCGAACCCAGCAGTTCAACTTTAGCACGAATCTTACTTTGCCTCAATTTGTATTTCCATTTTCTAAAAGAATACAACAACGTTTTGGGAAATATAATGCTAGAACACGGTTTCAAATAGGTTTTTCCAACACCGACCGACCCGAATATACACGTACAAATGCACAGTTTGCCATGCGTTATAATTGGAACAAAATTCCTTTCAAAACCTATCAAATTGATGCTATTGATGTACTGATTACCAACACTACACGTATTAATCCTAATTTTTTAGAAAACTTGGAAGAACTGGCAGCCAATGGTAATAATCTTATCTTCAACTTTAGCCGTTCGCTTACCACCACCGTTGGAGGAAGCTATACCTACAACGATAACTTATACGAAAGAAGAGTAGCTCGTTATTTCAGACAATTTGCCGAGTATGGAGGTTCTTTTTTGAGCTTAAATAATAGAAATGTTATTGATTCAACTGAAATATTGAGCGACACGCTTACTTTTTATCGTTTTTTCAGAACAGATACAGATTTTAGATACTACAAACCTGTAGGAAAGAAAAGCATTTTAGCATATCGTGCCAGACTGGGAATTGCCAAACCATTTGGTAGAGAAAGTATATTGCCTTATGAAAGGTATTTTTTTGTAGGAGGAGGCAATAGTTTGAGAGCTTGGCGACCACGAAGACTTGGGCCTGGTTCATACTCTCCACGTCTTGCTAATGGAGATTATGATACTCGTTTCGAACAACCGGGAGAACTATTAGTAGAGCTTTCAGTAGAATGGCGTAGGGACTTGATGAAATATGTAGAAACAGCCATTTTTTTTGATGCAGGAAATGTGTGGATGATTTCAAATGATGATGCTCGCCCTGGTTCGGAGTTTGAACTTAATCGTTTTTGGAAAGAAATTGCACTCAATACAGGTGTAGGACTTCGACTAGATTTTTCTTTCTTAATTGTACGTGCTGATATAGGAATACGTATGTATGACCCTACACTTCCCCTTTCAGACAGATGGGTAGGTAACAATGTTTTTCGCCGACCTTTTCAAAATTCTGCTGTCAATATTGCTATTGGTTATCCTTTCTGA
- the tsaB gene encoding tRNA (adenosine(37)-N6)-threonylcarbamoyltransferase complex dimerization subunit type 1 TsaB gives MILSIESSIHICSVALHDTEGNLLALHELHEQRKQAERLTLLVEAVLKTAQAKFSDLKAIAVGSGAGSYTGLRIGVSTAKGLCTGLDIPLIGIPSLKAWAASLRSLAKDLKNQTQDKNEYLLCPLMDARRMEVFTAIFDTDLNYVLNETALVIDENSFKKELASNKILFFGDNEEKLQKCKALINHENAIFISEKLSSAREVGKLAIEKYKNQEFEDLAYFEPNYGKEFYTTAKKQFPITSNQ, from the coding sequence ATGATTTTGAGTATAGAGAGTTCTATTCATATTTGCTCGGTCGCTCTTCACGACACAGAAGGCAATTTGCTTGCCCTACACGAACTTCATGAGCAAAGAAAACAAGCCGAACGCCTTACACTTTTGGTGGAAGCTGTTTTGAAAACTGCACAAGCCAAATTTTCAGACTTAAAGGCTATTGCTGTTGGTTCGGGAGCAGGTTCTTATACTGGACTTCGCATAGGTGTTTCAACGGCAAAAGGACTTTGTACTGGACTTGATATTCCTCTTATTGGTATTCCGTCGCTAAAAGCGTGGGCTGCTTCGCTGAGAAGTTTGGCTAAAGATTTAAAAAATCAGACACAAGATAAAAATGAATATCTTCTTTGTCCTCTGATGGATGCTCGTAGAATGGAAGTTTTTACAGCAATTTTTGATACTGATTTGAATTATGTCTTAAATGAGACAGCCTTAGTTATTGATGAGAATAGCTTTAAAAAAGAACTTGCTTCAAATAAAATTTTGTTTTTTGGAGATAATGAGGAAAAGTTACAAAAGTGTAAAGCATTAATCAATCATGAAAATGCGATATTCATTTCTGAGAAACTTTCTTCAGCAAGAGAAGTTGGAAAACTTGCCATTGAGAAGTATAAAAATCAGGAGTTTGAAGACTTGGCATATTTTGAGCCTAACTATGGAAAAGAATTTTATACGACAGCTAAAAAGCAGTTTCCAATAACCAGTAATCAGTAA
- a CDS encoding MlaD family protein, giving the protein MKNISKEFKVGLLVVVAGAMLYLGFNFLKGRDFFSRDNTFYTFYDDIDGLTVSNQVIINGYAVGRVDKIELLPEQGNKLLVTLKIKKDISVREGSQSMLADGGLLGGKQINLTLGKGKELESGDTLKGGVELGLTDLIAEKADPLAKNIDSTALVLKNMLVQYEAMSGTVGEILENTKMTTASINGILADNRQQLRNITANLAALTASLKDTEAQFKPIIAKLDNFANSLNELEVGEISKKSNELLAELNKTTQAINNADGSLGKLIHSDSLYQQLNYTVSDLDRLLIDLREHPQRYVHLSVFGRKNKDDKKDNDENGK; this is encoded by the coding sequence GTGAAAAACATATCCAAAGAATTTAAAGTCGGTTTGCTTGTAGTAGTGGCTGGCGCAATGTTGTATCTAGGTTTCAATTTTTTAAAAGGACGTGATTTTTTTAGCAGAGACAATACCTTTTATACTTTCTATGATGATATAGATGGTCTGACAGTATCCAATCAAGTTATTATTAATGGATATGCCGTAGGACGTGTTGATAAAATTGAACTTCTACCAGAGCAAGGCAATAAACTACTTGTTACGCTAAAGATAAAAAAAGACATTAGTGTAAGAGAAGGCTCTCAATCTATGCTTGCTGACGGAGGTCTTTTAGGAGGAAAACAGATTAATCTTACTCTTGGAAAAGGTAAAGAACTAGAATCTGGAGATACCCTCAAAGGGGGGGTAGAATTAGGTTTGACAGACTTGATTGCTGAAAAAGCTGACCCACTTGCCAAAAACATAGACTCAACAGCTTTAGTCTTGAAAAATATGTTGGTACAATATGAAGCGATGAGTGGAACTGTTGGAGAAATATTAGAGAATACTAAAATGACAACAGCAAGCATAAATGGAATTTTGGCAGACAATCGCCAACAGCTTCGTAACATTACAGCTAATTTAGCTGCTCTTACAGCTTCTTTGAAAGATACAGAAGCACAATTTAAACCCATAATTGCTAAACTAGATAATTTTGCCAATTCTCTTAATGAACTAGAAGTAGGAGAAATTAGTAAGAAAAGTAATGAGCTTTTGGCAGAACTCAACAAAACTACACAAGCTATCAATAATGCTGATGGTTCTTTGGGAAAACTCATTCATAGCGATTCGCTGTACCAACAACTCAATTATACTGTATCTGATTTAGACAGGCTATTAATTGATTTGAGAGAACATCCACAGCGTTATGTGCATTTATCTGTTTTTGGTAGAAAAAATAAAGACGATAAAAAAGATAATGATGAAAATGGTAAGTAA